A window of the Nyctibius grandis isolate bNycGra1 chromosome 34 unlocalized genomic scaffold, bNycGra1.pri SUPER_34_unloc_1, whole genome shotgun sequence genome harbors these coding sequences:
- the LOC137677023 gene encoding olfactory receptor 14J1-like → MSNSSSITTFLLLAFADTRELQLLHFWLFLGIYLAALLGNGLIITAVACDHRLHTPMYFFLLNLSFIDLGTISTTLPKAMANSLWDSRAISYAGCALQLFLFVFLIAAEYCLLTIMAYDRYVAICQPLHYGTLLGSRACVHMAAAAWATSFLYALLHTANTFSIPLCKGNALDQFFCEIPQILKLSCSDAYLSEAGLLVVSACLALMCFVFIVLSYMQNFRAVLRIPSEQGRHKAFSTCLPHLIVVSLFVSTGIFAYLKPPSLSSSSLDLVVAVLYSVIPPAVNPLIYSMRNQELKDALKNLIQSVVFQQQHLLPTSLHK, encoded by the coding sequence atgtccaacagcagctccattaccacattcctcctcctggcatttgcagacacgcgggagctgcagctcttgcacttctggctcttcctgggcatctacctggctgccctcctgggcaaCGGCCTCATCATCACCGCTGTAGCCTGCGACCACCGCCTtcacacccccatgtacttcttcctcctcaacctctccttCATCGACCTGGGGACCATCTCCACCACTCTTCCCAAAGCCATGGCCAATTCCCTCTGGGACAGCAGGGCCATCTCCTATGCAGGGTGTGCTCTCCAActctttctgtttgtcttcttGATAGCGGCAGAGTATTGTCTTCTCACCATCATGGCCTATGACCGCTATGTTGCTATCTGCCAACCTCTGCACTATGGGAccctcctgggcagcagagcttgtgtccacatggcagcagctgcctgggccaCTAGTTTCCTTTATGCTCTGCTGCACACGGCCAATACATTTTCCATACCACTTTGCAAAGGCAATGCCctggaccagttcttctgtgaaatcccccagatcctcaagctctcctgctcagatGCCTACCTCAGCGAGGCTGGTCTTCTTGTGGTTAGTGCCTGTTTAgctttaatgtgttttgttttcattgtgctgtcctatATGCAGAacttcagggctgtgctgaggatcccctctgagcagggacgccacaaagccttttccacgtgcctccctcacctgaTTGTGGTCTCCCTGTTTGTCAGCACTGGCATATTTGCCTACTTGaagcctccctccctctcttcctcatCCCTGGATCTGGTGGTGGCAGTTCTGTACTCAGTAAttcctccagcagtgaaccccctcatctacagcatgaggaatcAGGAACTCAAGGACGCACTGAAGAATTTAATTCAGTCAGTAGTCTTTCAGCAGCAACATCTGCTGCCAACATCTCTTCACAAGTAA